In the genome of Gammaproteobacteria bacterium, one region contains:
- a CDS encoding complex I NDUFA9 subunit family protein — protein MFKHAQPRRIVILGGTGFVGQRLVSALHDEGHRIKVLSRNREAHRDLLVLPQVEIVTANIFNPESLAKHFERADIVINLVGILNESGHRGRGFQRAHFELTTMAANAARKSGATRYLQMSALGADPNGPSHYLRSKGRAEDFLMQQAKDLDVTIFQPSVIFGPDDSFLNRFAGLLKIAPVFPLACASARFAPVYVEDVVAAFCSALHDADSIGQRYELCGPRIYTLRELVSYVRRQLGLRRLILPLPKPLSWLQAAVFEFIPGKPFSLDNYNSTKTDSVCRNSDGLRALGITPTPLEGIAPAYLRKHVDMRNRYDDYRQHARPDRD, from the coding sequence ATGTTCAAGCACGCTCAGCCTCGTCGCATCGTCATTCTTGGCGGGACCGGCTTTGTCGGGCAACGACTGGTATCCGCATTGCATGACGAAGGGCACCGGATCAAGGTACTGAGCCGCAACCGCGAGGCACATCGCGATCTGCTGGTGCTGCCGCAGGTCGAGATCGTCACGGCCAACATCTTCAATCCCGAATCGCTCGCGAAGCATTTCGAACGCGCTGACATCGTCATCAACCTGGTGGGCATTCTCAACGAGTCCGGTCACCGCGGCCGTGGCTTCCAGCGTGCCCATTTCGAACTGACCACCATGGCCGCGAACGCCGCGCGCAAGTCAGGGGCGACGCGCTACCTGCAGATGAGCGCGCTTGGCGCCGATCCGAACGGCCCCAGTCATTACCTGCGCAGCAAGGGAAGGGCCGAGGATTTCCTGATGCAGCAGGCGAAGGATCTCGACGTGACCATCTTCCAGCCGTCGGTGATCTTCGGGCCGGATGACAGTTTCCTGAATCGCTTTGCCGGGCTGCTGAAGATCGCACCCGTGTTTCCGCTGGCCTGCGCCAGCGCCCGCTTCGCTCCCGTCTATGTGGAAGATGTCGTCGCGGCCTTCTGCAGCGCACTGCATGATGCCGACTCCATCGGCCAGCGCTACGAGCTCTGCGGGCCGCGCATCTATACCCTGCGGGAGCTGGTGAGCTATGTCCGTCGCCAGCTTGGCCTGCGCCGGCTGATCCTGCCGTTGCCGAAACCGCTCTCCTGGTTGCAGGCTGCGGTCTTCGAATTCATCCCGGGCAAGCCATTCTCGCTGGACAATTACAACAGCACGAAGACCGACAGCGTCTGCCGCAACAGCGATGGTCTCCGCGCCCTGGGTATCACGCCAACGCCGCTGGAAGGCATCGCCCCTGCCTACCTGCGCAAGCATGTCGACATGCGCAACCGCTATGACGACTATCGCCAGCACGCCCGTCCCGACCGGGACTGA